The proteins below are encoded in one region of Metabacillus dongyingensis:
- a CDS encoding SET domain-containing protein produces the protein MIEIKTSSLSDGEFNRGVFATRDIAKGEIIHEAPVIPYPNAEHEHIEKTTLADYAFEYGQNHTAILLGYGMLFNHSYTPNATYEISFENHTFIFSAYKDIKAGEEILINYNGDEEDQELLWFDREDEKDDSK, from the coding sequence ATGATTGAAATCAAAACATCTTCCCTCAGCGACGGGGAATTTAATAGAGGCGTGTTCGCTACACGCGACATCGCAAAAGGAGAAATTATCCACGAGGCTCCGGTCATTCCTTATCCAAACGCCGAGCATGAGCATATCGAAAAAACAACACTTGCTGATTACGCATTTGAATATGGCCAGAACCACACAGCCATCCTATTAGGCTACGGCATGCTGTTCAACCATTCCTATACACCAAATGCCACTTATGAAATCAGCTTCGAAAACCATACATTTATCTTCAGCGCATACAAAGACATAAAAGCTGGAGAAGAAATTCTCATCAACTACAACGGCGACGAAGAAGATCAGGAACTGCTTTGGTTTGACCGGGAAGATGAAAAAGATGACAGCAAATAA
- a CDS encoding nuclease-related domain-containing protein, with translation MKPRCESLELRILRYLNARIDLPAKDKNHYANLKKGYEGEQKFDEWMKEFAGEGLILNDLLFETNHSLFQIDSLYVSSNIIYLFEVKNYEGDFFIEEDKWYSSSKLEIKNPMHQLKRNESLLRRLLQELKFTFQVEAYLIFINPEFQLYQTPLNLPIILPAQLNRFSEKIKITSNKLKGVHTALGQKLLSLHLTESPYSRLPNYCYDQLEKGILCPVCYTFYRSLNKMALICDRCKGIERHQSAVLRSAEEFRMLFPKCKITTNQIHDWCSIIKNKKFIWKILSKNFKKEGHGKSANYIDIL, from the coding sequence ATGAAACCTCGCTGTGAATCATTAGAATTAAGAATCTTGAGGTATTTAAATGCCCGCATAGATTTGCCTGCAAAGGATAAAAATCATTATGCCAATCTCAAAAAAGGATATGAAGGGGAGCAGAAGTTTGACGAATGGATGAAGGAATTTGCAGGTGAGGGATTAATTTTAAATGATTTATTATTTGAAACGAACCATTCCTTATTCCAAATAGATTCTTTATATGTTTCATCAAACATAATTTATCTTTTTGAAGTTAAAAATTATGAGGGTGATTTTTTCATCGAAGAGGATAAATGGTATTCATCATCAAAATTAGAAATTAAAAATCCCATGCATCAATTAAAAAGAAATGAATCCTTATTACGGCGATTACTCCAGGAGCTTAAATTTACATTTCAGGTTGAAGCTTATCTTATTTTTATCAACCCCGAATTTCAACTCTATCAAACACCTCTAAATCTTCCAATCATATTACCTGCACAGCTAAACCGTTTTTCTGAAAAAATAAAGATAACATCGAACAAACTAAAAGGAGTTCATACTGCCTTAGGTCAGAAATTGTTATCTCTTCATCTAACTGAGTCTCCATACTCCCGCCTACCTAACTATTGCTACGATCAACTTGAAAAAGGAATTCTCTGCCCGGTGTGCTATACATTCTATAGGTCCTTAAACAAAATGGCACTAATATGCGATAGATGCAAGGGGATAGAGAGGCACCAAAGCGCTGTCTTACGGAGCGCGGAAGAATTTAGAATGCTTTTTCCAAAATGCAAAATTACTACAAACCAAATACATGATTGGTGCAGCATCATAAAAAATAAAAAATTCATTTGGAAAATTCTTTCTAAGAACTTTAAAAAAGAAGGGCATGGGAAATCTGCTAATTATATTGATATTCTTTGA
- the hxlB gene encoding 6-phospho-3-hexuloisomerase, producing the protein MDQLETILSEIETVIKRSSSQQIEPIVSELLKDQRIFVIGEGRSGLMAKSFAMRLMHLGAEVYVVGETITPSISENDILVAVSGSGTTKNVVWTAEKAKSIGCMIVAVTADKEAQLAVLANYILHVPAATKYRKEGEQPTIQPLGSLFDQCVHILFDSICLQYAEMKKISNEQAFQKHSNME; encoded by the coding sequence ATGGATCAGCTTGAAACCATTCTATCTGAAATAGAAACAGTCATAAAAAGAAGCAGCTCACAGCAAATTGAACCGATTGTCAGCGAGCTTTTAAAAGATCAGCGTATTTTCGTCATCGGTGAAGGCCGTTCAGGACTGATGGCCAAATCCTTCGCAATGCGTCTGATGCATTTGGGAGCAGAAGTCTATGTTGTAGGCGAAACAATCACACCGAGTATATCTGAGAATGATATTTTAGTAGCTGTATCAGGGTCCGGCACAACAAAAAATGTGGTCTGGACGGCGGAAAAAGCAAAATCAATCGGCTGTATGATTGTTGCTGTAACTGCTGATAAAGAAGCGCAGCTAGCAGTACTTGCCAACTATATTCTTCATGTACCGGCAGCAACAAAATATCGAAAAGAAGGCGAACAGCCGACGATTCAGCCATTAGGGTCCTTATTCGATCAATGTGTTCATATTCTTTTTGACAGCATCTGCCTGCAATATGCAGAAATGAAAAAAATCAGCAATGAACAGGCGTTTCAGAAACATAGCAATATGGAGTAG
- the hxlA gene encoding 3-hexulose-6-phosphate synthase, with product MKIQLALDRLSIEEAIKIAGQAEKFIDIFEVGTSLIKEYGIVSISRLKEAFPDKLILADMKTMDNAIYEFQLCFEAGADMATVMGVSPLQTIETCLEAAAEHQKKTMIDLLNTSEEQRTALFPYTEAIFCDHVSKDVQEKSGLHNTASATFDPSLQWAIAGGITGESIQNMAGPLPDIVVIGSAITKAPQPEKAAEALREIIERKKAESHGSA from the coding sequence ATGAAAATTCAACTGGCATTGGACCGTTTATCGATTGAAGAAGCCATTAAGATAGCCGGTCAGGCTGAAAAATTTATAGACATCTTTGAAGTAGGAACTTCACTAATTAAGGAATACGGAATAGTCAGTATCTCCAGATTGAAAGAAGCCTTTCCGGATAAACTTATATTGGCAGATATGAAAACCATGGATAATGCTATATATGAATTCCAGTTATGCTTTGAAGCTGGTGCTGACATGGCGACTGTCATGGGAGTAAGCCCACTTCAGACAATTGAAACATGCCTCGAAGCAGCTGCAGAGCATCAGAAAAAAACAATGATTGATTTATTAAACACATCGGAAGAACAAAGAACAGCTCTTTTTCCTTATACAGAGGCTATTTTTTGTGATCATGTCAGTAAAGATGTACAGGAAAAGTCAGGACTTCATAACACAGCTTCAGCCACTTTTGATCCTTCTTTGCAGTGGGCTATTGCAGGAGGCATAACAGGAGAATCTATTCAAAATATGGCAGGACCGCTTCCTGATATCGTCGTTATTGGATCAGCAATCACAAAAGCCCCGCAGCCTGAAAAAGCAGCTGAAGCATTACGTGAAATAATTGAGAGAAAGAAGGCGGAATCACATGGATCAGCTTGA
- a CDS encoding LacI family DNA-binding transcriptional regulator: MARVTMADVAKEAGVSKSTVSQFINKRYEYMGEETKKKIDEAIKFLGYQPNYLARSLKQKRTSMIGIIVGNIMHRLSTEVSRSIEDYCHKHDIHAILCNADDNPEKERKYIEVLHAKQVDGLIIFPTGQNMDLYQKLIDEEYPVVFMDRKIEGLKANYVVAANRDATEKSIRHFLSRGHTKIAIATQPLIISPRIDRLKGYKQALSEEGIPLINEYMIHADREQMKHELEKLFALKDPPTALFAGNDLVFIEILEFFKDKQMKIGKDAALIVFDNIPLAHLAETQVTTIAQPGYEMGQKAAEILLKQINKEWNGLHEHVFPCELIIRESS, encoded by the coding sequence ATGGCAAGAGTGACGATGGCTGATGTAGCCAAAGAAGCAGGAGTTTCTAAAAGCACGGTCTCTCAATTTATAAATAAACGCTATGAATATATGGGTGAAGAAACCAAGAAAAAAATTGATGAAGCGATAAAATTCCTTGGTTATCAGCCCAACTACCTGGCAAGAAGCTTAAAGCAGAAACGAACATCAATGATCGGCATTATCGTCGGAAACATTATGCACAGGCTCTCAACAGAGGTCAGCCGTTCGATTGAGGACTATTGTCATAAGCATGATATTCACGCCATCCTATGCAATGCCGATGACAACCCTGAAAAAGAGCGAAAATATATTGAAGTTCTTCATGCGAAGCAAGTAGATGGACTGATTATTTTTCCGACAGGACAAAACATGGACCTGTATCAGAAACTGATAGATGAAGAATATCCTGTCGTTTTTATGGACCGTAAAATTGAAGGATTAAAAGCCAATTATGTCGTGGCAGCAAACCGTGATGCAACAGAAAAATCCATTAGACATTTCCTTTCCCGCGGCCATACTAAAATAGCAATCGCTACGCAGCCGCTGATAATCAGTCCAAGGATTGACAGGCTTAAGGGTTACAAGCAGGCGCTGAGTGAAGAAGGTATTCCGCTCATCAATGAGTATATGATACATGCTGATCGGGAGCAGATGAAACATGAATTGGAAAAGCTCTTTGCATTAAAAGATCCGCCAACCGCCCTTTTTGCCGGAAACGATTTAGTTTTTATTGAGATTCTGGAATTTTTTAAAGATAAACAGATGAAAATCGGGAAAGATGCAGCGTTAATAGTGTTTGACAATATCCCGCTTGCTCATTTAGCTGAAACACAAGTGACAACAATTGCCCAGCCAGGCTATGAAATGGGACAAAAAGCAGCTGAAATCCTGCTGAAGCAAATTAACAAAGAATGGAACGGGCTTCACGAGCATGTTTTCCCTTGTGAACTCATAATTAGAGAATCTTCGTAA
- a CDS encoding bifunctional 4-hydroxy-2-oxoglutarate aldolase/2-dehydro-3-deoxy-phosphogluconate aldolase codes for MGVTEIRNRGVVAVIRGATPESIISIGNALKDGGVTALEITMETPRAASVIEAAAAYFGAEVLVGAGTVLDPETARVAILSGAKFIFSPTVRKETITMAKRYGVISVPGAFTPTEILTAYEYGADLIKVFPADAFGPSYLKNIAGPLPHIPLMPTGGVDLHNTADYMKAGAVAVGVGSTLVNTKKPLTEEALFNMKEKAADFINEVKKAREEIQMTARF; via the coding sequence GGAGTAACTGAAATTAGAAACCGCGGGGTTGTAGCAGTCATAAGAGGAGCAACACCTGAATCCATTATTTCGATTGGCAATGCTTTAAAAGACGGCGGTGTCACTGCCCTTGAAATTACAATGGAAACGCCAAGAGCAGCGTCTGTTATTGAGGCAGCAGCGGCATATTTTGGAGCCGAAGTGCTTGTTGGAGCTGGGACCGTCCTTGATCCGGAAACTGCACGGGTGGCCATCCTATCAGGGGCAAAATTCATTTTTTCGCCAACTGTGCGAAAAGAAACAATTACTATGGCTAAACGCTATGGCGTCATTAGTGTACCTGGTGCTTTTACACCGACGGAAATTCTTACTGCCTATGAATATGGTGCAGATTTGATTAAAGTTTTCCCTGCTGATGCTTTTGGACCTTCCTATTTAAAAAACATTGCCGGCCCGCTGCCGCATATCCCGCTGATGCCGACAGGCGGAGTTGATCTTCATAACACAGCTGATTATATGAAAGCAGGCGCTGTTGCGGTTGGAGTAGGTAGCACCCTTGTGAACACGAAAAAACCATTAACGGAAGAAGCCCTTTTTAATATGAAAGAAAAAGCAGCTGATTTTATCAATGAAGTAAAGAAGGCAAGAGAAGAAATCCAAATGACTGCCCGATTTTGA